A window of Dehalobacter sp. contains these coding sequences:
- the pstB gene encoding phosphate ABC transporter ATP-binding protein PstB, producing MLANLTETNNKMVTKDLELYYGSFHALHAISLPILANQVTALIGPSGCGKSSFLKTLNRMNDLVEGATVKGNVYLDNKDIYTSDIDPVTLRKRIGMVFQKPNPFPMSIFDNVAYGPRAHGLKDKQKLSEIVEKSLKEAALWDEVKDRLNRSGLQLSGGQQQRLVIARLLAVQPEVLLMDEPASALDPISTAKLEDLILDLKEQYTIVIVTHNMQQAARISDYTAFFLNGEVIEYGVTKELFTKPLDKRTEDYVTGRFG from the coding sequence ATGTTAGCTAACTTAACAGAAACAAATAATAAAATGGTAACCAAAGACCTGGAATTGTATTATGGAAGCTTTCACGCTTTACACGCAATAAGCTTACCAATCCTTGCGAATCAGGTTACTGCGCTGATTGGACCCTCAGGGTGCGGCAAGTCCAGCTTCCTGAAAACGCTAAACCGTATGAATGACCTGGTCGAAGGAGCAACCGTCAAAGGAAATGTTTATCTCGACAATAAAGATATTTATACCTCGGATATTGATCCGGTGACACTCCGCAAACGAATTGGAATGGTCTTTCAAAAGCCGAATCCGTTCCCAATGTCAATCTTTGACAATGTCGCCTATGGACCGCGGGCCCATGGCCTGAAAGATAAGCAGAAACTGAGTGAAATTGTTGAGAAAAGCCTTAAGGAAGCAGCTCTCTGGGATGAAGTTAAGGACCGGCTGAACCGTTCAGGGCTCCAATTATCCGGCGGGCAGCAGCAGCGTCTTGTCATTGCGCGCTTACTGGCTGTGCAGCCTGAAGTCCTGCTGATGGACGAACCGGCATCGGCTCTGGATCCGATTTCCACGGCAAAGCTGGAAGACCTGATCCTTGATCTTAAAGAACAATACACCATCGTTATCGTTACCCATAACATGCAGCAGGCCGCCAGGATTTCAGACTACACGGCATTTTTCCTGAACGGGGAAGTCATAGAATACGGCGTTACGAAAGAACTGTTTACCAAGCCTCTGGACAAAAGGACTGAGGACTATGTCACCGGAAGATTCGGATAA
- the phoU gene encoding phosphate signaling complex protein PhoU — MTRNSFATSLEELSHDVLMMGNLVENVISSAMKSLEERDLKLAEKVLADDDIVDNFQLEIEDKCLTMLALQQPMAGDLRTIGTALKIVTDLERIADHAVDIAEVTIKLSDEPLVKPLVDIPKMAKLAREMLRDSIIAYTNKDLKMAQSLAVKEKEVDQLYRLVYEDLLHLMQKDQKNISQGINLLLVALSLERVADHVTNLGEWTIYLASGKRKDLNDDNLVDME, encoded by the coding sequence ATGACCCGAAATTCATTTGCAACATCGCTGGAAGAACTGAGCCATGATGTCCTCATGATGGGTAATCTCGTGGAAAACGTCATCAGCTCCGCAATGAAATCACTTGAGGAAAGAGACTTGAAACTGGCAGAGAAGGTCCTGGCGGATGATGACATTGTGGATAATTTTCAGCTTGAGATCGAAGACAAATGTTTAACCATGCTAGCCCTGCAGCAGCCTATGGCCGGCGATTTGAGAACCATCGGGACCGCACTGAAGATTGTTACCGACCTCGAACGCATCGCCGACCACGCTGTCGATATCGCGGAAGTAACGATTAAATTAAGCGATGAGCCTTTGGTGAAGCCGCTGGTCGATATTCCTAAGATGGCAAAGCTGGCGCGGGAGATGCTCAGAGACAGTATCATTGCGTATACGAATAAAGATTTAAAAATGGCGCAAAGCCTGGCAGTGAAAGAAAAAGAGGTAGACCAACTATACAGGTTGGTCTATGAAGATCTATTGCATTTAATGCAAAAAGACCAAAAAAATATTTCACAGGGTATCAATCTGCTGCTCGTTGCGCTTTCCCTAGAAAGGGTAGCCGACCATGTGACAAATCTGGGTGAATGGACCATCTATCTGGCCAGCGGCAAAAGAAAAGACCTGAATGATGATAATCTTGTTGATATGGAATGA
- a CDS encoding putative manganese-dependent inorganic diphosphatase, which translates to MDKLVFVTGHKNPDTDSICSAIAYAELKKKLGVNAVPKRLGDINRETEFVLKHFGVEIPEHLFTVKTQVADLNVDQAFPVSSDISIKTAWHLMKKNNIKTIPVIDDHERLLGIVTLSDITNNYMDALDNNTIASTRTTLRNIAETLNATLICGSQEDFETTGKVVVAAVEPDDLHSFVEPGDIVITGNRLDIQLKALEYGTTCLIITCGGDPSQELIEEARSRNIVLLTTPIDTYTTVRLVNQSIPVGAVMTSQNLISFNIDDFIDDIQDKMLKTRYRSYPIVDDNNRIQGFISRYHLISQRKKNVILVDHNEKSQTVNGIEEAEILEIIDHHRLGDIQTASPIFLRNEPVGSTSTIVANMFFEMGIRPSKSIAGILCSAILSDTLKFKSPTSTYVDRMTAEKLAEIAGIDDMDKYANQMFKEGSSLQGKTLKEIFYQDFKDYAFGKYRIGIGQVFTMDKEKISEMEDSLIAFMKQLCAEKGYHLLMLFVTDILDQASEVLFSGEEKELISLAFNVDLGENSVCLPGIVSRKKQVVPLISAAVDQ; encoded by the coding sequence ATGGATAAATTAGTATTTGTCACCGGGCATAAGAATCCGGATACAGATTCCATATGTTCTGCAATCGCCTACGCGGAACTCAAAAAAAAACTCGGCGTGAATGCTGTGCCCAAAAGGCTCGGTGATATTAACCGGGAAACTGAATTTGTTCTGAAGCATTTCGGCGTCGAAATTCCGGAACATCTTTTTACAGTCAAAACCCAGGTGGCAGATTTAAACGTTGATCAGGCTTTTCCCGTATCATCGGATATTTCGATTAAAACAGCCTGGCACCTTATGAAAAAAAACAATATCAAAACGATTCCCGTTATTGATGATCATGAGCGGCTTTTAGGAATTGTAACTCTATCCGATATTACCAATAATTATATGGATGCCTTGGACAACAACACCATCGCTTCAACGAGAACGACCCTGCGCAATATAGCCGAAACGCTGAATGCGACATTGATCTGCGGTTCCCAGGAAGATTTCGAGACGACCGGCAAGGTTGTGGTTGCTGCTGTTGAACCGGATGACTTGCATTCGTTTGTTGAGCCGGGTGATATTGTGATCACGGGAAACCGGCTGGATATCCAGTTGAAAGCCCTGGAATACGGTACCACCTGCCTGATCATCACCTGCGGCGGAGATCCGTCACAAGAGCTGATCGAAGAAGCCCGCAGCAGGAACATTGTTTTGTTAACGACTCCGATTGACACCTATACGACCGTAAGGCTGGTGAATCAGAGCATACCGGTAGGTGCCGTCATGACCAGCCAGAACCTTATATCGTTTAACATTGATGACTTTATTGACGATATTCAGGATAAAATGTTAAAAACCAGATACCGGAGCTATCCGATTGTTGATGACAATAATCGGATCCAAGGATTTATCTCCAGATATCATCTGATTTCACAGAGAAAGAAAAACGTTATTCTGGTGGATCACAACGAAAAATCCCAGACTGTCAATGGCATTGAAGAGGCAGAAATCCTTGAGATTATTGATCACCATCGACTCGGTGATATTCAGACGGCCAGTCCGATTTTCCTTCGCAACGAACCGGTAGGCAGTACCTCGACCATTGTTGCCAATATGTTTTTTGAGATGGGAATTCGTCCTTCGAAGAGCATCGCCGGAATTCTTTGCTCCGCCATCCTGTCCGATACGCTGAAATTCAAATCTCCGACCAGTACCTACGTCGACAGGATGACGGCCGAAAAGCTGGCAGAAATAGCCGGAATTGACGATATGGACAAGTACGCCAATCAAATGTTTAAAGAAGGCTCTTCTCTGCAGGGAAAAACACTCAAGGAGATATTTTATCAGGATTTCAAAGATTATGCCTTTGGCAAATACAGGATTGGAATCGGGCAGGTCTTCACCATGGACAAGGAAAAGATCTCGGAGATGGAAGATTCACTGATTGCGTTCATGAAACAGCTTTGTGCCGAAAAAGGCTATCATTTGCTGATGCTTTTTGTGACCGATATTCTTGACCAGGCCTCAGAAGTCTTATTTTCCGGAGAAGAAAAAGAATTAATCTCGCTTGCTTTTAACGTTGATCTGGGCGAAAACAGCGTCTGCCTCCCCGGCATCGTTTCCAGAAAGAAACAGGTTGTTCCTTTAATTTCAGCAGCTGTTGACCAATGA
- a CDS encoding DUF445 family protein: MNLIQIAAGPVIGAIIGYVTNYIAVKMLFRPINPIKIGNWTLPFTPGIFPKRKGQLAKALGNAVGNNLLTSKDVENMFLSENIKNTIVQEISSSLYEMDERHTLKNIFTGFVSQDAYQVLREQAENIICSKIMSGVSRMDVGTIIAREGRRAMKEKIHGTMLALMVNDQLIASVAAPIGAKVDAYIQENGQDTIRSIVREELAVLENQPVATFMQKIEIEEKHLTSMVDRIYSVFVQKKLGGYIQQFDIAGVVEKKVNDMDVLEIERLVLSVMKNELNAVVNLGALIGFVIGLLNLLLK; the protein is encoded by the coding sequence ATGAATCTAATCCAAATTGCAGCGGGACCGGTTATCGGCGCTATCATCGGTTATGTCACAAACTACATCGCGGTTAAGATGCTCTTTCGGCCCATCAACCCGATTAAAATCGGAAACTGGACATTGCCGTTTACGCCTGGCATTTTTCCGAAGAGAAAGGGGCAGCTTGCCAAAGCATTGGGCAATGCGGTTGGAAACAACCTTTTAACCAGTAAAGACGTAGAGAATATGTTCTTGTCGGAAAACATAAAAAACACAATCGTTCAGGAAATCAGCAGCTCACTTTATGAAATGGATGAGCGTCATACCCTAAAGAATATCTTCACTGGGTTTGTTTCACAGGATGCCTATCAGGTTCTGAGAGAACAAGCCGAAAACATCATTTGCAGCAAGATCATGTCCGGGGTTTCCAGGATGGATGTGGGAACAATCATTGCACGGGAGGGCAGACGAGCAATGAAGGAGAAAATCCATGGGACGATGCTCGCGCTGATGGTCAATGACCAATTGATTGCTTCCGTGGCTGCTCCGATCGGAGCAAAGGTAGATGCATACATCCAGGAAAACGGTCAGGACACGATTCGGTCCATTGTAAGAGAAGAACTGGCGGTTCTTGAGAATCAGCCCGTAGCGACATTCATGCAAAAAATTGAGATTGAGGAAAAACATCTTACCAGTATGGTTGACAGAATCTATTCGGTATTCGTGCAGAAAAAGCTTGGAGGCTATATCCAACAGTTTGATATAGCCGGTGTTGTCGAAAAAAAGGTCAATGATATGGATGTTCTGGAGATTGAGAGACTTGTGCTTTCGGTAATGAAAAACGAGTTGAACGCCGTTGTTAATTTGGGAGCCTTGATTGGTTTCGTGATTGGGCTGTTGAACTTATTGTTAAAATAA
- the pstA gene encoding phosphate ABC transporter permease PstA produces MKASARLEEKIAKLLLWLFAICTLLVLFSIIAHILINGISGLSWDFITQEPKRMGKEGGIFSIIIGTIYLTVAGIVLATPIGVGAAIYLTEYVKKGRLVQIIRFATEALAAVPSIIFGLFGFVLFVITLKMGWSILSGALTLAFMVLPTIIRAAEEGIKTVPDSYREGSLALGATKWYTIRKVVLPSALPGIATGVILGIGRAIGETAAVILTAGSSLGLPTSILEPTRTLSVHLYILASEGISTKNAYASATVLIIVIVIINFLANSLMGKLAGRNGQSH; encoded by the coding sequence ATGAAAGCATCAGCCCGACTGGAAGAAAAAATAGCGAAATTATTACTCTGGTTGTTTGCGATTTGTACGCTTCTGGTTTTGTTCAGTATTATTGCGCATATTCTGATCAACGGAATCAGCGGGCTAAGCTGGGATTTTATCACCCAGGAACCGAAACGGATGGGCAAGGAAGGCGGAATTTTTTCCATCATTATCGGCACCATCTACTTGACAGTAGCAGGCATTGTTCTGGCAACACCTATAGGAGTTGGTGCAGCCATCTACCTGACGGAATACGTAAAAAAGGGCCGACTGGTACAAATCATCCGTTTTGCCACAGAAGCACTGGCTGCTGTACCTTCAATTATCTTCGGTTTATTTGGCTTTGTCCTGTTCGTTATTACCCTGAAGATGGGATGGTCCATTCTATCAGGTGCGCTGACACTGGCTTTTATGGTGCTGCCGACCATTATCAGAGCTGCTGAAGAAGGCATTAAAACAGTGCCGGACTCATACCGTGAAGGCAGTCTTGCGCTTGGCGCAACCAAATGGTATACCATACGAAAAGTTGTTTTGCCTTCGGCGCTTCCCGGAATTGCAACCGGTGTTATCTTGGGGATTGGGAGGGCAATCGGAGAAACAGCGGCAGTCATCCTGACCGCAGGCAGTTCCTTAGGATTGCCGACTTCAATACTTGAACCGACCCGGACACTTTCCGTTCATCTCTATATCTTAGCGTCGGAGGGAATATCAACCAAGAATGCCTATGCAAGTGCTACCGTGCTCATTATCGTGATCGTTATCATAAATTTTCTGGCCAATAGTCTTATGGGGAAGCTTGCAGGGCGAAACGGCCAGAGTCACTGA
- a CDS encoding ASKHA domain-containing protein, whose product MSQDKHRSKTVKMVNVTFQKSACQGGECVGTVPSGSTILQAAITAGVDLHSACGGKGTCGKCRVILPLEDRTEPLPEEKKFLSAEQIDAGVVLACKRTVESDRQIILIEQKDVFDRKTRLEDDNRVRELAPLVHKHAVHVSVPSTSDQRSDWERLAAALPASAASLRFNRGIAAKLPRILRDASFQVTAVTAGNDLLAVESGNTLDRIFGLAIDIGTTTVVAYLMNLNNGKIIAREAITNPQQGAGADVISRINYASDHPDGLVQLQIQVVEGLNQIIANMCRQKGIALEEIYQAVVVGNTTMSHLFLGIDPTYLGPAPFIPGFRQAVTVKASELGLRILSDAPVTVLPIVAGYVGSDTVGVMLSGQIDQLKGIHLFIDIGTNGEMVLAGKGRILTCSTAAGPAFEGAGIKFGMRAADGAIERVKITDNVELGVIGKENEPVRGICGSGLIDAISEMHKAAIINSQGRIIDHASASKELSPALRDRILNDNGIREFVLAWKESAAGENITITQMDIRGLQLAKGAVLAGVRILMIHLGVKPDDLEMIHLAGAFGNYIAKESALGIGLLPQVPAEKIQSIGNAAGNGAQMALLSTIEMSRADRLARDAEHIELSTEELFQDEYMESLALGQRY is encoded by the coding sequence ATGAGTCAGGATAAGCATCGTTCCAAGACGGTGAAAATGGTCAATGTCACTTTTCAGAAGTCCGCCTGTCAAGGAGGCGAATGTGTCGGCACAGTTCCGTCCGGCAGTACTATCCTTCAGGCGGCAATCACTGCCGGCGTAGATCTTCATAGCGCCTGCGGCGGCAAAGGAACCTGCGGCAAATGCCGCGTCATCCTGCCCCTGGAAGACCGTACTGAACCGCTGCCGGAAGAAAAAAAATTCTTAAGCGCTGAACAAATTGACGCTGGTGTTGTCCTGGCCTGCAAACGAACTGTCGAATCCGACAGGCAGATCATCCTGATCGAACAAAAAGATGTCTTTGACCGCAAAACACGACTTGAAGATGACAACCGTGTCCGTGAACTTGCACCGCTGGTACACAAACATGCTGTACACGTGAGTGTTCCAAGCACTTCAGATCAGCGTTCCGATTGGGAACGTTTGGCTGCGGCACTTCCCGCATCGGCTGCTTCGCTGCGTTTTAACCGCGGGATTGCCGCCAAATTGCCCAGGATTCTGCGTGATGCTTCTTTCCAGGTTACGGCTGTTACTGCCGGAAATGACCTGCTGGCTGTCGAATCCGGAAATACGCTGGACCGGATCTTCGGCTTGGCCATTGACATTGGAACTACGACCGTGGTGGCTTATTTGATGAATTTAAACAACGGGAAAATTATTGCGCGTGAGGCAATAACCAATCCTCAGCAGGGCGCGGGAGCTGATGTCATTTCCAGAATCAACTATGCCTCGGATCACCCCGACGGCTTGGTTCAACTGCAGATACAGGTTGTCGAAGGTTTAAATCAGATCATCGCCAATATGTGCAGGCAGAAAGGCATTGCCCTCGAGGAGATTTACCAAGCTGTTGTCGTCGGCAATACCACAATGAGCCATTTATTCCTCGGTATTGACCCAACCTATCTGGGTCCTGCACCTTTTATCCCGGGCTTCCGCCAGGCGGTCACCGTCAAGGCTTCCGAGCTGGGACTCCGGATTCTAAGCGATGCACCAGTCACCGTCCTGCCGATTGTCGCGGGCTATGTCGGTTCCGATACGGTCGGTGTCATGCTTTCGGGGCAAATTGACCAATTGAAAGGCATTCATCTCTTTATCGATATCGGAACGAATGGGGAAATGGTTTTAGCTGGAAAGGGAAGGATTCTGACCTGTTCTACTGCAGCCGGTCCGGCCTTTGAAGGTGCCGGAATCAAATTTGGCATGCGGGCTGCCGACGGAGCAATCGAACGTGTTAAGATTACGGACAACGTGGAACTTGGGGTCATCGGCAAAGAAAACGAACCTGTACGCGGTATCTGCGGTTCCGGTTTGATTGATGCAATTTCCGAAATGCACAAAGCCGCGATTATCAATTCGCAGGGACGTATCATCGACCACGCAAGCGCCTCGAAGGAACTATCACCGGCACTTCGGGACAGAATCCTGAATGACAATGGGATTCGAGAGTTTGTCCTGGCCTGGAAAGAATCCGCCGCCGGGGAAAATATTACGATCACCCAAATGGATATCCGCGGACTTCAGCTGGCCAAAGGTGCCGTGCTCGCAGGGGTCCGGATCCTGATGATCCATCTCGGTGTCAAACCGGACGATCTTGAAATGATTCATTTGGCAGGCGCGTTTGGCAACTATATCGCCAAAGAAAGCGCCCTTGGCATTGGCCTCCTGCCGCAGGTCCCCGCCGAAAAAATCCAATCCATTGGCAACGCTGCAGGCAACGGCGCCCAGATGGCCCTGCTTTCGACCATTGAAATGAGCAGAGCAGATCGTCTCGCCCGGGATGCCGAACATATTGAGCTGTCCACCGAAGAGCTTTTCCAGGATGAATACATGGAATCTCTCGCTTTAGGACAGCGTTATTAA
- the queD gene encoding 6-carboxytetrahydropterin synthase QueD: MYMLKVENSFDSAHFLAGHPGKCRNIHGHSWRVVVEIESETLADEGEARGMIVDFSQLKADLKQLADDYDHALLVENGTLRKSTLEHLIQDGFRVIEVPFRTTAENFARCFYEALADKGYQMTRVSVFETPANCAVYEGRW, encoded by the coding sequence ATGTACATGTTGAAGGTGGAAAACAGTTTTGACAGCGCGCACTTTCTGGCAGGCCATCCAGGCAAGTGCCGGAACATTCATGGCCACAGCTGGCGAGTGGTTGTGGAAATCGAATCTGAAACACTCGCAGATGAAGGAGAAGCCAGGGGGATGATTGTTGATTTCAGCCAGCTGAAAGCGGATCTCAAACAGCTGGCGGATGACTACGATCATGCTTTGCTTGTGGAAAACGGAACGCTGCGAAAAAGTACGCTGGAACATCTTATTCAGGACGGATTCCGGGTCATTGAGGTGCCTTTCAGGACAACAGCCGAAAATTTTGCCAGGTGCTTTTACGAGGCTTTGGCCGATAAAGGATATCAAATGACCAGGGTCAGTGTATTCGAAACGCCCGCGAATTGCGCGGTCTATGAAGGCAGATGGTGA
- the pstC gene encoding phosphate ABC transporter permease subunit PstC yields the protein MQKSIHLKKSEIIVEKILLLSAVAAIFIIALIAVFVIISGWPVLQKTGFFNFVLGTTWDPTHGIYGILPMVVGSILVTLGALVLGIPFGVAGAIFMAEIAPPKAAKLIRPAIELLAGIPSVVYGFYGLAVIVPLIRNHFGGTGFSILAGSLILAIMILPTILNLSETALRAVPSEYKDGSYALGANYWQTIKWISLPVARSGIITGVVLGMSRAIGETMAVIMVTGNVTRIPGTLFDPIRTLTGNIVMEMGYASGEHQQALFATGIILFIFIMILNLIVQFGAKGRWQK from the coding sequence ATGCAGAAAAGCATTCACCTTAAAAAAAGTGAAATCATCGTTGAAAAAATACTCCTTCTCAGTGCTGTTGCTGCCATTTTTATCATTGCGCTGATCGCTGTATTTGTCATCATTTCGGGTTGGCCTGTTTTGCAGAAAACAGGATTTTTCAATTTTGTCCTCGGAACAACATGGGATCCGACTCATGGTATTTATGGGATCCTGCCAATGGTGGTCGGGTCCATACTTGTAACCTTGGGAGCGCTTGTTCTGGGAATTCCCTTCGGGGTCGCAGGAGCCATCTTTATGGCTGAGATTGCCCCGCCTAAAGCAGCTAAGCTGATAAGACCTGCAATCGAACTGCTGGCTGGGATTCCATCGGTTGTCTACGGTTTTTATGGACTGGCAGTCATCGTTCCTTTAATCCGGAACCATTTTGGCGGAACAGGTTTTAGCATTTTGGCAGGATCCCTGATTCTGGCCATCATGATCCTGCCTACCATCCTGAATCTCTCCGAGACTGCGCTGCGCGCGGTTCCCAGCGAATATAAAGACGGATCCTATGCGCTGGGGGCCAATTACTGGCAGACTATCAAATGGATATCGCTGCCTGTAGCCCGCTCGGGCATCATCACAGGGGTCGTCCTTGGCATGTCAAGGGCAATCGGGGAAACCATGGCCGTCATCATGGTCACAGGCAACGTGACGCGTATACCCGGAACTTTATTTGACCCGATCCGTACGCTCACAGGAAATATCGTGATGGAAATGGGATATGCCTCAGGGGAACATCAACAAGCGCTATTTGCCACCGGTATCATCCTGTTTATCTTTATCATGATCTTAAACCTGATCGTACAGTTTGGTGCAAAAGGCAGGTGGCAAAAATGA